The Virgibacillus sp. MSP4-1 genome has a segment encoding these proteins:
- a CDS encoding YtoQ family protein yields the protein MELTVYLAGEIHSDWREQIKTKAVESGLPLTFVGPQENHDLSDAIGEKIMGSQPNNITRDDAASGINNLRTQVLMQKADLVIALFGEKYKQWNTAMDASMALTLNKPLILIRPDSLVHPLKELSNRANVTVESVDQALDVLHYIYQ from the coding sequence ATGGAATTAACTGTTTATTTAGCTGGGGAAATTCATAGTGATTGGCGTGAACAAATAAAAACAAAGGCCGTAGAAAGCGGGCTTCCTTTAACGTTTGTAGGCCCACAGGAAAACCACGACTTGTCAGATGCGATTGGGGAAAAAATTATGGGAAGTCAACCCAACAACATTACCAGAGACGATGCCGCTTCCGGTATTAACAATCTGCGTACACAGGTTCTTATGCAAAAAGCAGATCTGGTTATCGCCCTGTTTGGTGAGAAGTATAAACAATGGAATACAGCTATGGATGCCAGCATGGCCTTAACCTTAAACAAACCCTTAATTTTAATTCGGCCGGATTCACTGGTCCATCCTCTCAAGGAATTATCCAATCGTGCAAATGTTACTGTAGAAAGCGTTGACCAGGCCCTGGACGTATTACATTACATTTATCAATAA
- a CDS encoding DUF1444 domain-containing protein produces MEMTSLKMKKKLEEIFANPEWNTSFDRDKDLFRVEWKDNKMGVNISLPGVISKWEAKKDQALDELSGHIHEALRIMHEKQDLQGKEKNIFPVIRSASFPTETKSGKGMVYEEHTAETRIYYALDLGKSYRLIDEDLMETENWSVDRLKEIARFNLRSLSTDYKKDEVAGNTFYFIATNDGYDASRILNEAFLEEMKATSKGELAIAVPHQDVFILADIQNPTGYDVLAQMTMKFFTEGHIPITSLSFLYEDKKLEPIFIMAKNKKKDDQSGKE; encoded by the coding sequence ATGGAAATGACGAGTCTTAAAATGAAAAAGAAGCTTGAGGAAATATTCGCAAATCCTGAGTGGAATACTTCCTTTGATCGTGATAAAGATTTGTTCCGTGTCGAGTGGAAGGATAATAAAATGGGAGTGAATATCTCACTTCCAGGGGTTATATCAAAATGGGAAGCGAAAAAAGATCAGGCTCTGGATGAGCTGTCTGGTCACATCCATGAGGCCTTACGAATTATGCACGAAAAACAGGATTTACAGGGGAAGGAAAAGAATATATTTCCTGTCATTCGCTCCGCTTCCTTCCCAACTGAAACGAAAAGTGGAAAAGGCATGGTCTATGAGGAACACACAGCAGAAACACGAATTTATTATGCACTGGACCTTGGTAAGTCCTATCGGCTGATTGATGAGGATTTAATGGAAACGGAAAACTGGTCAGTTGATCGCCTGAAAGAAATTGCAAGATTCAACCTTCGTTCCCTATCAACGGATTACAAAAAAGATGAGGTTGCCGGAAACACGTTTTATTTTATTGCAACCAACGATGGCTACGATGCCAGCCGGATCCTGAATGAGGCCTTTCTTGAGGAAATGAAGGCAACTTCCAAAGGAGAATTGGCCATAGCTGTTCCACACCAGGATGTGTTTATTTTAGCCGATATTCAAAATCCGACAGGCTACGATGTACTGGCACAAATGACGATGAAGTTTTTCACAGAAGGTCATATTCCCATTACTTCTTTATCATTTCTGTATGAAGATAAGAAACTGGAGCCGATTTTTATTATGGCTAAAAATAAAAAGAAGGATGACCAATCTGGAAAGGAGTAA
- the murC gene encoding UDP-N-acetylmuramate--L-alanine ligase, whose protein sequence is MTTYHFIGIKGTGMSALAQILHDTGENVQGSDVDKRFFTQEALEKRNIEIMTFSENNIQEGLTIIAGNAFSDDHEEIQKARELDLPFYRYHDFLGAWLNNYVSIAVTGSHGKTSTTGLLAHVLQYVEPTSYLIGDGSGSGHQDSKYFAFEACEYRRHFLSYEPDYAIMTNIDFDHPDYFTSIDDVFDAFQEMAMKVKKGIIACGDDEELQHIQPKVPVVYYGLSEGNDFQAKSVEETENGTRFDVFVRNTFYDTFEIPTYGTHNVLNALSVIALCHYEDISSEKIKAIKSFKGVKRRFTEKEWKHKQILIDDYAHHPKEIEATIDAARKKYPDKKIVAIFQPHTFTRTKTFLQEFADALELADYVYLCDIFGSAREKSGNLTINDLQAKVHESSILSLDNTDRLADHENSVLIFMGAGDVQKYQEKYENV, encoded by the coding sequence ATGACAACATACCACTTCATTGGTATAAAAGGAACAGGAATGAGTGCTTTAGCACAGATCCTTCATGATACAGGAGAAAATGTGCAGGGCTCAGACGTTGACAAACGTTTTTTTACTCAGGAAGCATTAGAAAAGCGGAACATTGAAATTATGACATTTTCAGAGAATAATATTCAGGAAGGCCTGACAATTATAGCTGGAAATGCGTTTTCTGATGATCATGAGGAAATTCAAAAAGCCAGAGAATTAGATTTACCTTTTTATCGTTACCATGACTTTTTAGGAGCATGGCTGAATAATTATGTGAGTATTGCGGTAACCGGATCCCACGGCAAAACATCAACCACAGGGCTCCTGGCCCATGTACTGCAGTATGTTGAGCCCACATCTTATCTGATTGGGGACGGTTCCGGATCAGGTCATCAAGATAGTAAATACTTTGCATTTGAGGCCTGCGAATACAGAAGACACTTTTTGTCTTATGAACCTGACTATGCAATCATGACGAATATTGACTTTGATCATCCGGATTATTTCACCAGTATAGATGATGTATTTGATGCCTTTCAGGAAATGGCGATGAAGGTTAAGAAAGGGATTATTGCCTGCGGAGACGATGAGGAACTTCAGCATATTCAACCAAAAGTTCCTGTTGTCTATTATGGGCTTTCGGAAGGTAATGATTTTCAGGCAAAAAGTGTGGAAGAAACAGAAAATGGAACCCGATTTGATGTATTTGTCCGTAACACATTTTATGATACTTTTGAAATTCCCACTTATGGAACGCATAATGTTTTAAATGCGCTATCAGTAATTGCCCTTTGTCATTATGAAGATATCTCCTCTGAAAAAATTAAAGCAATAAAGTCCTTTAAAGGTGTAAAAAGAAGATTTACGGAAAAGGAATGGAAGCATAAGCAGATTTTGATTGATGACTATGCTCATCATCCAAAAGAGATTGAAGCGACCATTGATGCTGCACGAAAGAAATATCCTGATAAAAAAATTGTGGCCATCTTTCAGCCGCATACGTTTACAAGAACAAAAACATTTTTACAGGAATTTGCGGACGCATTGGAACTTGCAGACTATGTATATCTGTGTGATATATTTGGTTCAGCACGGGAAAAATCGGGCAATTTAACCATTAATGACTTACAGGCGAAAGTTCATGAGAGTTCCATTCTGAGTCTGGATAATACAGATCGGTTAGCCGACCATGAAAACAGCGTATTGATTTTCATGGGGGCCGGAGATGTTCAGAAATATCAGGAAAAATACGAAAATGTTTAA
- a CDS encoding DNA translocase FtsK, with protein MLDRLKKWLKEMFAEDSKAADSDLSENRLPHQDIHSSPSSSQSVRTKMSFKYPEQTSFQFPRMPEYSGGSPRKENRPVRKRMDVKEDKDDELYKTQDYETPEKIQKNIRANFQPTDVPSPIYGFQKRKSEDTNDQIDEIPAYKRRNETNYENVHDLKAEKNKHRSDYTDLKEERASDKQMPQGTPTSEIHKNIIPFQARKNRETTSPPDPEDKPGTRQEQSREEQSREPIRKSEEKMEDNERKEEDSGSFQFTSRPKSARPFNVMMTPSDKRKLQQHQQTGEEQGEKHLKADGQGPGAPPLHLLNDLPVKAADDTEWLESQQQKLETTLNQFKVRAQVTNVKKGPSVTRFEVQPDVGVKVNKFTNLTDDIKLNLAAQDIRMEAPIPGKSAIGIEVPNQQPKMVSMLEILQDDTFQNHSSDLAVGLGQDIEGEAVVTDLKKMPHGLIAGATGSGKSVCINTVLVSLLYKASYEDVKFLLIDPKVVELAPYNDLPHLVAPVITDVKAATASLKWAVSEMEDRYEKFAAEGVRDIDRFNEKIKKDNRESEKMPYIIIVIDELADLMMVSPQDVEDSISRIAQKARACGIHLLLATQRPSVDVITGLIKANIPTRIAFSVSSQVDSRTIIDLSGAEKLLGKGDMLFLPNGSGKTRRIQGAFVSDEEVERVTSYVKKQASPQYLFEQEDLIQHNSLEEHEDDLLNEAIELVVDEGRASTSLLQRKMSIGYNRAARMIDRMEEIGLISAQNGSKPREVLMNQEQAQEVFLNK; from the coding sequence ATGTTAGATCGATTGAAAAAATGGCTGAAGGAAATGTTTGCAGAGGATTCCAAAGCCGCAGATTCAGACTTGTCAGAAAATCGATTGCCTCATCAGGATATACATTCATCACCTTCATCATCTCAATCTGTAAGGACGAAAATGTCTTTCAAATATCCGGAGCAGACTTCTTTTCAATTTCCGCGGATGCCCGAATATTCTGGTGGGTCACCGCGAAAGGAGAATCGGCCTGTACGAAAGCGGATGGATGTGAAGGAAGATAAGGATGACGAATTATATAAAACTCAGGATTATGAAACACCTGAAAAAATACAGAAAAATATCAGGGCTAATTTTCAGCCAACCGATGTACCTTCACCGATTTATGGATTTCAAAAACGCAAATCCGAGGATACAAATGATCAGATAGATGAAATCCCGGCATATAAAAGAAGGAATGAAACCAATTATGAAAATGTTCATGACTTAAAAGCAGAGAAAAATAAGCATCGCTCTGATTATACAGATTTGAAAGAAGAACGGGCTTCCGATAAGCAGATGCCGCAGGGAACGCCAACCTCGGAAATACATAAAAATATCATTCCGTTTCAAGCCAGAAAAAATAGAGAAACGACAAGTCCACCAGATCCAGAAGATAAACCAGGTACAAGACAGGAACAAAGTAGAGAAGAACAATCCAGGGAACCTATACGAAAGTCTGAGGAAAAGATGGAAGACAATGAACGAAAAGAAGAAGATTCCGGTTCTTTTCAGTTCACTTCAAGACCAAAGTCAGCAAGACCCTTTAATGTAATGATGACACCGAGTGACAAAAGAAAACTTCAGCAGCATCAGCAGACGGGAGAGGAACAGGGAGAAAAACACCTTAAGGCGGACGGACAAGGTCCTGGGGCCCCTCCGCTCCATTTATTAAATGATCTTCCAGTCAAAGCAGCTGATGATACGGAATGGCTGGAAAGTCAGCAGCAGAAGCTAGAAACGACGTTAAACCAGTTTAAGGTCAGGGCACAGGTTACGAATGTAAAAAAGGGACCTTCTGTTACGAGATTTGAAGTTCAACCCGACGTTGGTGTTAAGGTAAATAAGTTTACCAACTTAACCGATGATATTAAGCTCAACCTGGCAGCTCAGGATATCCGGATGGAGGCTCCAATTCCGGGGAAAAGTGCAATTGGAATTGAAGTTCCTAATCAACAGCCTAAGATGGTCAGTATGCTGGAAATTTTGCAGGATGACACCTTTCAGAATCATTCATCTGATTTAGCCGTTGGATTGGGACAGGATATCGAAGGAGAGGCAGTAGTTACAGACCTGAAAAAAATGCCCCATGGTTTGATTGCCGGCGCTACTGGTTCTGGAAAAAGTGTATGTATTAATACGGTGCTGGTAAGCTTACTTTATAAAGCATCTTATGAGGATGTAAAATTCCTTCTCATTGATCCAAAAGTAGTTGAATTAGCACCTTATAACGATTTACCACATCTTGTCGCACCGGTAATAACGGATGTGAAAGCAGCTACTGCCTCCTTGAAATGGGCCGTATCAGAGATGGAGGATCGGTATGAGAAGTTTGCAGCTGAAGGTGTACGTGATATTGACCGTTTTAATGAAAAAATAAAGAAAGACAATCGGGAATCGGAAAAAATGCCTTATATTATTATTGTCATTGATGAGCTCGCTGATTTAATGATGGTTTCACCACAGGATGTGGAGGATTCCATAAGTCGTATTGCACAAAAAGCAAGGGCGTGCGGAATTCACCTGCTTCTTGCAACACAGAGACCCTCTGTAGATGTGATTACAGGTTTGATTAAAGCAAATATTCCAACCCGTATTGCTTTTAGTGTTTCCTCTCAGGTTGATTCGCGGACCATTATAGATTTAAGTGGTGCGGAAAAGCTATTAGGAAAGGGAGACATGCTTTTCCTGCCAAATGGATCAGGAAAAACGAGACGAATTCAAGGTGCCTTTGTTTCTGATGAAGAGGTGGAAAGAGTAACGAGTTATGTGAAAAAACAGGCATCCCCACAGTATTTATTTGAACAGGAGGATTTAATACAGCACAACTCCCTGGAAGAGCACGAGGATGATCTGTTAAATGAAGCGATTGAATTGGTCGTGGATGAAGGTCGCGCAAGCACATCCTTATTACAGCGAAAAATGAGTATTGGCTATAACCGGGCAGCACGGATGATTGATCGTATGGAAGAAATCGGTTTAATCTCTGCTCAGAATGGAAGCAAACCAAGAGAAGTATTGATGAACCAGGAGCAGGCTCAGGAAGTGTTTTTAAATAAATAG
- a CDS encoding DUF948 domain-containing protein — protein sequence MEILLYIAALIAAVAFAVLVIYLAGTLKETRRTLHNVANTLEGLEQQMQGITAETTALLNKTNQLAEDVQEKSKKLNNLVEGIQGVGDSVKQFNGSLQKISDEIVKESEEHKQTAAQTVKWGQAILDLWKRYKN from the coding sequence ATGGAAATCCTACTTTATATTGCTGCACTAATAGCAGCGGTTGCTTTTGCTGTATTAGTCATTTATCTGGCGGGAACATTGAAAGAGACAAGAAGAACCTTGCACAATGTGGCAAATACGCTGGAGGGACTTGAACAGCAGATGCAGGGTATAACAGCCGAGACGACAGCATTATTAAACAAAACGAATCAATTGGCTGAGGATGTTCAGGAAAAATCCAAAAAACTGAACAATTTAGTGGAAGGGATTCAGGGTGTTGGGGATTCCGTAAAACAATTTAATGGTTCATTGCAGAAGATATCAGACGAGATTGTCAAGGAATCTGAGGAGCATAAGCAGACAGCAGCCCAGACAGTAAAATGGGGACAAGCCATTTTAGACCTATGGAAAAGATATAAAAACTAA
- the ytpR gene encoding YtpR family tRNA-binding protein — MQIFYNKQGIGDVLMISFNPAGLNHQFSKHGDVVKIYQPETNEVLGYNIFQASEYITIDDQGSLTVTQEWVDQIHEIFQQNSLEDQLDVDLSPKFVVGYVKEKQPHKNADKLSVCQVDVGGEELQIVCGAPNVNQDQKVVVAKPGAVMPSGMIIKETELRGVSSSGMICSAKELELPDAPKEKGILVLDNDYKTGEPFEF, encoded by the coding sequence ATGCAAATATTTTATAATAAACAGGGTATTGGCGATGTACTTATGATTTCATTTAATCCGGCAGGACTGAATCATCAGTTTTCCAAACATGGCGATGTGGTGAAAATTTATCAGCCGGAAACAAATGAAGTTCTTGGTTATAACATTTTTCAGGCATCCGAATATATCACCATTGATGATCAGGGCTCTTTAACTGTCACACAGGAATGGGTGGATCAAATTCATGAAATTTTCCAACAAAATTCATTAGAGGATCAATTAGATGTGGATTTGTCTCCAAAGTTTGTCGTTGGCTATGTGAAAGAAAAGCAGCCGCACAAAAATGCGGACAAACTTAGCGTCTGTCAGGTAGACGTTGGTGGCGAGGAGTTGCAAATTGTTTGCGGGGCACCGAACGTTAATCAAGATCAAAAAGTGGTTGTGGCCAAGCCTGGAGCTGTTATGCCCAGTGGTATGATTATTAAAGAAACGGAATTAAGAGGAGTTTCATCTTCTGGTATGATATGTTCTGCAAAAGAACTGGAACTGCCTGATGCACCAAAAGAAAAAGGGATTCTGGTACTGGATAATGACTACAAAACCGGAGAACCATTTGAATTCTAG
- a CDS encoding co-chaperone YbbN, which translates to MIELKSEQQLNTDFANDHVILLFSADWCPDCRYLEPFMPELEEKYEKDFIFIYVNRDEFIELCVTYNVFGIPSFVALEEGKVVDDFVSKDRKTKEEVEEFLEGVKEKIKGSRAQ; encoded by the coding sequence ATGATTGAATTAAAATCAGAGCAACAGTTAAATACAGACTTTGCCAATGACCATGTGATTTTGCTATTTTCCGCTGACTGGTGTCCGGATTGCCGTTATCTGGAGCCATTCATGCCAGAGCTGGAAGAAAAATATGAGAAGGACTTTATTTTTATTTATGTCAATCGGGATGAATTTATCGAATTATGTGTTACTTACAATGTTTTTGGCATTCCAAGCTTTGTTGCCCTGGAGGAAGGTAAGGTCGTTGATGATTTTGTAAGTAAGGATCGTAAAACGAAGGAAGAAGTGGAAGAGTTTCTGGAAGGTGTTAAGGAAAAAATAAAAGGATCAAGGGCTCAATAA
- a CDS encoding nicotinate phosphoribosyltransferase yields MKEITRKLNGEIKRLTNKTFKFDERVGEGWFSAVYFLKTRDIVKNEMPENRVTMQFFQKQHAVLCGTDEAIALIHTFAENPEELEIYSLKDGDKISPFETVMTISGPYQSFGYLEGIIDGILARRTSVATNVYNVVKAARTSGKQKPVIFMGDRDDHYTQQAGDGYSAYIGGSTAQATHAMNEWWGKEGMGTMPHALIQLFKGDIVKATYAYQKTFPDDELMALVDYRNDVITDALKVAREFGDELKGVRVDTSGNMVDQYFFRNSDVMGTFDPRGVNPELIFALRRALDDEGFNHVKIMATGGFTQDKIAKFEEANVPVDMYGVGRSLLKMKIGFTGDSVMLNGEPEAKEGRKLQYNPRLEKVEYILQDES; encoded by the coding sequence ATGAAGGAAATCACACGTAAATTAAATGGGGAAATCAAAAGATTAACAAACAAAACCTTCAAATTCGATGAAAGAGTCGGAGAAGGATGGTTTTCAGCAGTATACTTTTTAAAAACGAGAGATATAGTCAAAAATGAAATGCCTGAGAACAGGGTTACCATGCAGTTTTTTCAAAAGCAGCATGCAGTTTTATGTGGGACGGATGAGGCGATTGCTCTTATACATACCTTTGCGGAGAATCCGGAAGAACTCGAAATCTATTCTTTGAAAGATGGCGATAAAATCAGCCCGTTTGAAACAGTTATGACCATTTCAGGACCATATCAGAGCTTTGGCTATCTGGAAGGAATTATTGATGGAATTCTGGCCAGAAGAACTTCCGTCGCTACGAATGTTTATAATGTGGTGAAAGCAGCAAGAACCTCAGGAAAACAAAAGCCGGTCATTTTTATGGGAGATCGTGATGATCATTATACGCAGCAGGCCGGTGACGGCTACTCCGCGTATATTGGCGGTTCTACCGCACAGGCCACTCATGCCATGAATGAATGGTGGGGAAAAGAAGGGATGGGCACGATGCCGCATGCACTCATTCAATTATTTAAGGGAGATATTGTAAAAGCAACCTATGCTTATCAGAAAACTTTCCCGGATGATGAACTGATGGCTCTTGTCGATTACAGGAATGACGTGATTACAGATGCCCTTAAAGTGGCCAGAGAATTTGGGGATGAACTTAAAGGCGTCCGGGTTGATACATCAGGAAATATGGTGGACCAGTACTTCTTCCGTAACTCGGATGTCATGGGAACCTTTGATCCAAGAGGTGTAAACCCCGAGTTGATTTTTGCCCTTAGAAGAGCTTTGGATGATGAAGGATTTAATCATGTAAAGATTATGGCTACAGGTGGATTTACACAAGATAAAATCGCTAAATTTGAAGAAGCAAATGTACCTGTTGATATGTATGGAGTCGGCCGGAGTTTATTAAAAATGAAAATCGGATTTACCGGTGACAGTGTCATGTTAAACGGAGAACCAGAAGCAAAAGAGGGAAGAAAGCTTCAGTACAATCCACGTTTGGAAAAAGTTGAATATATTCTCCAGGACGAGTCATAA
- a CDS encoding DUF84 family protein yields MKIIVGSTNPAKLNAVKQAFPDIDVEGFEVETRVSSQPYSDEETLEGAVNRAKECVKIEKGVIGIGLEGGVMEFEDRIYLCNWGSLIDEQGNVFTAGGARIPLPDEIRRGLEKGKELGDLMDEYTQKQEIRKNEGAIGIFTHQQVSRGEMFAHVVSLLKGQYEFFNNKTDG; encoded by the coding sequence ATGAAAATCATTGTAGGCTCCACGAATCCGGCTAAATTAAATGCTGTAAAACAAGCTTTTCCAGACATCGATGTTGAAGGATTCGAAGTAGAAACCCGTGTATCTTCGCAGCCCTATTCAGATGAAGAAACTCTTGAAGGCGCGGTCAACCGTGCGAAAGAATGTGTCAAAATAGAAAAGGGTGTCATAGGAATAGGTCTTGAAGGTGGTGTCATGGAATTTGAGGATCGCATTTATTTATGCAATTGGGGATCCTTAATTGATGAACAGGGGAATGTATTTACAGCAGGTGGTGCCCGAATCCCTCTTCCAGATGAAATAAGAAGAGGCCTTGAGAAGGGAAAAGAACTGGGTGATTTAATGGATGAATATACTCAGAAGCAGGAAATTCGTAAAAATGAAGGGGCTATCGGTATATTTACCCATCAGCAGGTTAGTCGAGGAGAAATGTTTGCACATGTGGTAAGTCTGTTAAAAGGGCAGTATGAATTTTTTAATAATAAAACGGATGGGTAG
- a CDS encoding methyl-accepting chemotaxis protein, which translates to MKTIKGKVYFILILSMVSLSAIILFSIYYFNEQSKMTVDMQDIQATLAQSEELKFEMANTRYQQQVFSNQPSEEQAEILLTSAESLASKTAQYEKENQGNEDIAASFGVIMENIHTYQKQIETWIELQRRIGFTEADGQMQDVASHYSNLYSLLRDLNNPEFTQTALSMRLNENKYLSSGNVINFSNFESQKNSLLADLNSEDTGTNAIRDIEEVLNNYQESIESVRNTLDQSEQITEEMSKLTGSINEEVQAINDLTVQQSQEMIHQQQKSQQLITTIFIITGVLILLIILIAGYVLNRSIIQSINHLKIGANRMGNGDLTYRVDVKGKDEMADLAESFNKMADKMNQSLVKVLKAANILSQSSGELTDISKKSSVQTNEVAEAINQVAVGAQEQAGQIEESTTLINHVTEAIDQTDIANGEILKELKEAEQDSQLGLEKVKTLEETSSSFIDLANHLTDEVRETAEQSRKITRIVSTIQEIADNTNLLALNAAIESARAGESGQGFAVVADEVRKLAERSKEEAEEIYQLMNNMNKQMANLSEEANQFGDYQKQQTQSVHETKTAFTNITEQVYGINEKMEEVSSSVSDIRQSNGDLRHKINEVSVIAEESVATAEEVAASGENQAETIDQLNQSSLDLHALSQELKAEVHEFSIHQETDDEPLEQDIDHQEEKETIEEQYQTNMDVPNDSSDQNDNREI; encoded by the coding sequence ATGAAGACAATTAAAGGGAAAGTTTATTTTATTCTGATTTTATCGATGGTAAGTTTATCCGCAATTATTCTTTTTTCCATTTACTATTTTAATGAACAGAGCAAAATGACTGTTGATATGCAGGACATACAGGCCACTCTCGCACAAAGCGAGGAATTAAAATTTGAAATGGCCAACACCCGCTATCAGCAGCAGGTATTTTCCAATCAGCCATCGGAGGAACAGGCTGAAATACTGCTTACTTCTGCAGAATCTTTAGCATCCAAAACAGCGCAATACGAAAAAGAAAATCAGGGGAACGAAGATATAGCAGCAAGCTTTGGCGTCATCATGGAAAATATTCATACATATCAAAAGCAAATAGAAACATGGATCGAGTTACAAAGAAGGATAGGTTTTACAGAGGCAGATGGTCAAATGCAGGACGTAGCCTCTCATTATAGCAATCTTTATTCTCTTTTAAGGGATCTCAATAATCCAGAATTTACACAGACAGCTTTATCCATGAGACTAAATGAAAATAAATATCTTTCTTCTGGAAACGTGATTAACTTTTCAAATTTTGAATCACAAAAAAATAGTCTTCTGGCAGATTTAAACAGTGAGGATACAGGAACAAACGCTATAAGGGATATTGAAGAAGTCCTCAACAATTATCAGGAATCGATTGAAAGTGTTAGAAATACACTGGACCAGAGTGAGCAGATAACAGAAGAAATGAGTAAATTAACTGGCAGCATTAACGAAGAAGTACAGGCCATTAATGATCTAACGGTTCAACAGAGTCAGGAAATGATTCACCAGCAGCAAAAATCCCAGCAGCTGATTACAACGATCTTTATCATAACAGGGGTGCTCATCCTTCTTATTATCCTAATCGCTGGCTACGTCTTAAATCGATCAATTATTCAATCGATCAATCATTTGAAAATTGGAGCCAATCGTATGGGGAATGGCGATTTAACCTATCGTGTTGATGTAAAGGGCAAGGACGAAATGGCTGATTTAGCTGAATCCTTTAATAAGATGGCCGATAAAATGAATCAATCCCTTGTTAAAGTACTAAAAGCAGCCAATATCCTAAGTCAATCGTCAGGTGAACTAACCGATATTTCAAAAAAATCTTCTGTTCAGACGAATGAAGTAGCAGAAGCCATCAATCAGGTGGCTGTAGGTGCACAAGAACAGGCAGGTCAAATTGAAGAAAGTACAACCTTAATCAATCATGTTACAGAAGCTATTGATCAGACTGACATAGCAAATGGCGAAATATTGAAAGAACTTAAGGAAGCAGAGCAGGATAGTCAATTGGGGTTAGAAAAAGTAAAAACATTGGAAGAAACCTCATCTTCGTTTATTGATCTGGCCAATCATTTAACAGATGAAGTACGGGAAACTGCAGAACAATCCCGAAAAATTACCCGGATTGTCTCTACAATTCAGGAGATTGCAGATAATACCAATCTGTTAGCCCTGAATGCTGCTATAGAATCTGCAAGAGCAGGTGAATCCGGCCAGGGCTTTGCAGTTGTAGCGGATGAAGTAAGAAAACTTGCCGAGCGTTCAAAGGAAGAAGCTGAGGAAATTTACCAGTTAATGAACAATATGAACAAACAAATGGCCAATCTTTCTGAGGAAGCAAATCAGTTTGGAGACTATCAAAAGCAACAGACACAATCTGTACATGAAACAAAAACAGCATTTACAAACATTACCGAACAAGTATATGGCATAAATGAAAAAATGGAAGAGGTTTCATCGTCTGTCAGTGATATCCGCCAATCCAACGGTGATTTGAGGCATAAAATTAATGAGGTTAGTGTGATTGCTGAAGAATCAGTAGCTACTGCGGAAGAAGTGGCTGCATCAGGTGAAAACCAGGCAGAAACTATTGATCAACTAAATCAGTCATCCCTGGATTTACACGCCCTGTCACAGGAGCTGAAAGCTGAAGTCCATGAATTTTCAATCCACCAGGAAACAGATGATGAACCGCTTGAACAGGACATCGATCATCAGGAGGAAAAGGAGACCATTGAGGAGCAATATCAAACAAATATGGATGTACCCAATGATTCATCAGATCAGAACGATAATCGTGAAATATAA